From a region of the Lactuca sativa cultivar Salinas chromosome 4, Lsat_Salinas_v11, whole genome shotgun sequence genome:
- the LOC111878488 gene encoding uncharacterized protein LOC111878488 isoform X1: MYNTLFSHFVAKVAEVLKISLREEVDAEQEGKNKDAIVLMKSSNNIKRHDNKSLATYGAPFSDESLAAIEGAGEERPVNKERSGFGRGLWVEARVLDQRKKTFCDWKLKQKSNSSSWSLLTT; encoded by the exons ATGTATAACACTCTATTCAGTCATTTTGTTGCTAAAGTAGCTGAGGTGTTAAAGAtaagcttgagggaagaagttGATGCTGAACAAGAAGGAAAGAATAAAGATGCAATAGTGTTGAT GAAGAGTTCAAATAACATCAAGAGGCACGATAATAAGTCTTTAGCCACATATGGCGCTCCCTTCTCTGATGAATCGTTGGCAGCTATTGAAGGTGCTGGAGAG GAGAGACCGGTGAATAAAGAGAGATCAGGTTTCGGGAGAGGGTTGTGGGTGGAGGCAAGGGTTCTCGATCAAAGAAAAAAAACCTTTTGTGACTGGAAATTGAAGCAGAAATCAAACTCTTCTTCCTG GTCACTCTTGACGACTTAA
- the LOC111878488 gene encoding uncharacterized protein LOC111878488 isoform X2: MYNTLFSHFVAKVAEVLKISLREEVDAEQEGKNKDAIVLMKSSNNIKRHDNKSLATYGAPFSDESLAAIEGAGEHLQSCIF, translated from the exons ATGTATAACACTCTATTCAGTCATTTTGTTGCTAAAGTAGCTGAGGTGTTAAAGAtaagcttgagggaagaagttGATGCTGAACAAGAAGGAAAGAATAAAGATGCAATAGTGTTGAT GAAGAGTTCAAATAACATCAAGAGGCACGATAATAAGTCTTTAGCCACATATGGCGCTCCCTTCTCTGATGAATCGTTGGCAGCTATTGAAGGTGCTGGAGAG CATCTTCAAAGTTGCATCTTCTAG